A part of Melittangium boletus DSM 14713 genomic DNA contains:
- a CDS encoding LON peptidase substrate-binding domain-containing protein, producing MTTALERIERTTQALKVFPLPSAVLFPHAVLPLHIFEPRYRALVKAALEGDKVMALAQLEAGWEGQYGERPPMQPMLCAGLIIWHEELPDGRYNILLQGVCRARLLAELPPDKPYREVRVQPLPDAVYHGPEEERLRQAVFELAGRVPASFAENLLPVAARSQGGALADVVAAAVVPEPERRQELLCELDVRARLEAVMEDVGELVARLSPVKPVGPLN from the coding sequence ATGACGACGGCCCTCGAACGCATCGAGCGTACCACCCAGGCCCTGAAGGTCTTCCCGCTGCCCTCCGCGGTGCTCTTCCCCCATGCCGTCCTGCCCCTGCACATCTTCGAGCCGCGCTACCGGGCGCTCGTGAAGGCCGCGCTCGAGGGGGACAAGGTGATGGCGCTCGCCCAGTTGGAGGCGGGGTGGGAGGGGCAGTACGGCGAGCGGCCTCCCATGCAGCCCATGTTGTGTGCTGGACTCATCATCTGGCACGAGGAGCTGCCCGACGGGCGCTACAACATCCTCCTGCAGGGCGTCTGCCGTGCCCGGCTGCTCGCGGAGCTGCCACCCGACAAGCCCTATCGCGAGGTGCGTGTCCAGCCCCTGCCGGACGCGGTCTACCACGGCCCCGAGGAGGAGCGGCTGCGCCAGGCCGTCTTCGAACTGGCCGGACGGGTGCCCGCTTCCTTCGCGGAGAACCTGCTGCCGGTGGCGGCGCGCTCGCAGGGCGGCGCCCTGGCGGACGTGGTGGCCGCGGCCGTCGTGCCCGAGCCCGAGCGGCGCCAGGAGCTGCTGTGTGAGTTGGACGTGCGCGCGCGGCTGGAGGCGGTGATGGAGGATGTGGGCGAGCTCGTCGCCCGTCTGAGTCCCGTCAAGCCGGTGGGGCCCTTGAATTAG
- the trxA gene encoding thioredoxin has translation MATQEITKDNFKETVSKQGIVLLDWWATWCGPCRSFAPTFEKASDKHPDITFGKIDTDAQPELSGAFEIRSIPTLMLFRDGVMLFAQPGALPAAALDELISQARAVNMDEVRKEIESKRAAEPKA, from the coding sequence ATGGCCACTCAAGAAATCACCAAGGACAACTTCAAGGAGACGGTCTCCAAGCAGGGCATCGTGTTGCTCGACTGGTGGGCCACCTGGTGCGGCCCCTGTCGCTCCTTCGCGCCCACCTTCGAGAAGGCATCCGACAAGCACCCGGACATCACCTTCGGGAAGATCGATACCGACGCGCAACCGGAGCTGTCGGGCGCCTTCGAGATCCGCTCCATCCCCACGTTGATGCTCTTCAGGGATGGCGTGATGCTGTTCGCGCAGCCTGGCGCCCTGCCGGCGGCGGCCCTGGATGAACTCATCAGTCAGGCCCGCGCGGTGAACATGGACGAGGTCCGCAAGGAAATCGAGTCGAAGCGGGCCGCGGAACCCAAGGCCTGA
- a CDS encoding patatin-like phospholipase family protein translates to MAWVRVRDWWRGKTAQPLRPFVEWLSRSPFLLGLQVLVLCMVWGVFDVLGLSSLFFHDVPRVTFIAGFMAAMLLGQLCFVGYLLDADEKWALAARPGKRGRVPPTLGWYLFRTGTYPLLLGVLCVPVFIRRYFAFLFGVLAALGAMLLITRGTEWLQRWSAAGWRQHRRLRRIKALLFRRRSTHILVLHVLQAWLLALFVAGYLIVAMTVALTGYPGWVSPAVVICVAMGLVGAVYGAVRFFFVERYTGTFLLMGVGVLFIGRACADVSVYDELTQPRAPAYAGTSIGPAREAGLLGDEETLEAWLAGMWESPPAGAPWRAPDEAVPEMALRCGEAGAKPRLALVATSGGGIRAAAWTAHVLSRLQGPQGVPSFHRYVRLVTGASGGMVGAGTWVAGLGPDGLPEPAILPEMMQRDSLSAAAIALLLPFGEDRGRALERVWVENTKGLLGRSFEALRPGEAAGWLPSLVYSPMLVEDGRRLLVSNLDLSPLTASEASLLTVEPGGSTRPAGPRSRLSLSGVQLFQLFPHTQSRFAVATAARMSASFPYMSPASTLPTAPSVRVVDAGYYDNYGVDLAAMWLHAHRAWIHACTSGVVLIQIRDHLGNGQRTTLPTGWEELPRGGGLTSPVEAVLRARESSMSFRNDELLSLVQDELNVDQPCFFTTATFEFSETAPLSWALTARDTAQLRYAAESPTLAAQVAAVREWLTASPGAQAHARQHGLCPGQRDELP, encoded by the coding sequence ATGGCGTGGGTCCGCGTGCGCGACTGGTGGCGGGGCAAGACGGCACAGCCCCTGCGTCCCTTCGTGGAGTGGCTGAGCCGCAGTCCGTTTCTGCTGGGGCTCCAGGTGCTGGTGCTGTGCATGGTGTGGGGCGTGTTCGACGTGCTGGGCCTGTCGAGCCTCTTCTTCCATGACGTGCCCCGGGTGACGTTCATCGCGGGGTTCATGGCGGCGATGCTGCTCGGCCAGTTGTGCTTCGTCGGCTACCTGTTGGACGCGGACGAGAAATGGGCCCTGGCCGCGCGGCCGGGCAAGCGCGGGCGGGTGCCGCCCACCCTGGGTTGGTACCTGTTCCGCACCGGCACCTATCCGCTCCTGCTCGGGGTGTTGTGTGTCCCGGTCTTCATCCGGCGCTACTTCGCCTTCCTCTTCGGCGTGCTGGCCGCGCTGGGCGCGATGCTGCTCATCACCCGGGGCACCGAGTGGTTGCAACGCTGGAGCGCGGCCGGGTGGCGTCAGCACCGCCGGCTGCGGCGCATCAAGGCCCTGCTCTTTCGCCGGCGCTCCACCCACATCCTCGTGCTGCACGTGTTGCAGGCCTGGCTGCTGGCGCTCTTCGTGGCGGGCTACCTGATCGTGGCCATGACCGTGGCCCTCACGGGCTATCCGGGGTGGGTCTCGCCGGCGGTGGTCATCTGCGTGGCGATGGGTCTGGTGGGCGCCGTCTACGGTGCCGTGCGCTTCTTCTTCGTCGAGCGCTACACGGGCACCTTCCTCCTGATGGGGGTGGGGGTGTTGTTCATCGGGCGCGCGTGCGCGGATGTCTCCGTCTACGACGAGCTGACCCAACCCCGAGCGCCCGCCTACGCGGGCACGAGCATCGGCCCGGCGCGCGAAGCAGGCCTGCTGGGCGATGAGGAGACGCTCGAGGCATGGCTCGCGGGCATGTGGGAGTCGCCTCCCGCCGGTGCGCCGTGGCGCGCGCCGGACGAGGCGGTTCCGGAGATGGCGCTGCGCTGCGGGGAGGCGGGTGCCAAACCCCGTCTGGCGCTGGTGGCGACGAGCGGAGGCGGCATCCGCGCGGCGGCGTGGACGGCGCATGTGCTCTCACGGCTGCAAGGCCCCCAGGGCGTGCCCAGCTTCCACCGCTACGTGCGTCTGGTCACGGGCGCCTCGGGAGGCATGGTGGGGGCGGGCACCTGGGTGGCGGGGCTCGGGCCCGACGGCCTGCCGGAGCCGGCGATCCTCCCCGAGATGATGCAGCGCGACAGTCTCTCGGCGGCGGCGATCGCGCTGCTCCTGCCCTTTGGCGAGGACCGGGGGCGCGCGTTGGAGCGGGTCTGGGTGGAGAACACGAAAGGCCTCCTCGGGCGCTCCTTCGAGGCCCTTCGCCCCGGTGAAGCGGCCGGATGGCTGCCGTCGCTGGTGTACTCGCCGATGCTGGTGGAGGACGGACGGCGGCTGCTGGTGAGCAACCTGGACTTGTCTCCCCTCACCGCGTCGGAGGCGAGTCTTCTGACCGTGGAGCCTGGCGGGAGCACGCGTCCGGCCGGGCCCCGGTCGCGGTTGTCGTTGTCGGGCGTGCAGCTCTTCCAGCTCTTCCCGCACACCCAGTCGCGCTTCGCGGTGGCCACGGCGGCGCGCATGAGCGCTTCATTTCCCTACATGAGCCCGGCGAGCACCCTGCCCACGGCGCCCAGCGTGCGGGTGGTGGACGCGGGCTACTACGACAACTACGGAGTGGATCTGGCGGCCATGTGGCTGCACGCCCACCGCGCGTGGATCCACGCCTGCACGTCCGGGGTGGTGCTCATCCAGATCCGGGATCACCTGGGCAATGGCCAGCGCACGACGCTGCCCACGGGGTGGGAGGAACTGCCGCGAGGCGGTGGGCTGACCTCCCCGGTGGAAGCCGTGCTCCGGGCGCGCGAGTCCAGCATGTCGTTCCGCAACGACGAGCTGCTGAGCCTCGTGCAGGACGAACTCAACGTCGACCAGCCGTGCTTCTTCACCACGGCCACCTTCGAGTTCAGCGAGACGGCGCCCTTGAGCTGGGCCCTCACGGCGCGTGACACCGCGCAACTGCGGTACGCGGCGGAAAGCCCCACGCTGGCCGCCCAGGTGGCCGCGGTGCGCGAATGGCTCACCGCGAGCCCGGGAGCCCAGGCCCATGCCCGGCAACACGGGCTATGTCCCGGGCAGCGTGACGAGCTGCCGTGA
- a CDS encoding FKBP-type peptidyl-prolyl cis-trans isomerase: MSLKTEDVKVGTGAEATPGKSVTVHYVGTLTSGSKFDSSRDRGQGFTFRLGAGQVIEGWDKGVAGMKVGGVRKLTIPPEQGYGARGFPPVIPPNSTLHFEVELLEVR, encoded by the coding sequence ATGAGTTTGAAGACAGAGGACGTGAAGGTCGGCACCGGTGCCGAGGCCACCCCGGGCAAGTCGGTGACGGTTCACTATGTGGGCACGCTCACCTCCGGCTCGAAGTTCGACAGCAGCCGGGATCGCGGACAGGGCTTTACCTTCCGTCTGGGCGCCGGTCAGGTCATCGAAGGCTGGGACAAGGGCGTTGCCGGCATGAAGGTCGGCGGTGTGCGCAAGCTCACCATCCCCCCGGAGCAGGGGTATGGTGCCCGGGGTTTCCCCCCCGTGATTCCCCCCAACTCCACGCTCCATTTCGAAGTGGAACTGTTGGAAGTCCGTTAG
- a CDS encoding YqaA family protein codes for MNQPSPLAAPSEKLSWYRRLYLRVEAMSSTRYALAALIGVSMIDASVFPVPPFVLLVPMVLAQPRKWFPYAVAGTVASILGGFIGYYLGTLIHQGALTFLDINLDARIERFGVNATVGELLGQNFWVLALLCSVLPTPFKVVAIGSGMVDVPLDRFFLAAVLGRSARFLAVAGVMRFFGPTARKWLRV; via the coding sequence ATGAATCAACCCTCGCCCCTGGCCGCCCCGTCCGAGAAGCTCTCCTGGTACCGCAGGCTCTACCTGCGCGTGGAGGCGATGTCGTCCACCCGCTACGCCCTGGCCGCGCTGATCGGCGTGTCGATGATCGACGCCTCGGTGTTTCCCGTGCCGCCGTTCGTGCTGCTGGTGCCCATGGTGCTCGCCCAGCCGCGCAAGTGGTTCCCGTACGCGGTGGCGGGGACCGTGGCCAGCATCCTCGGGGGTTTCATCGGCTACTACCTGGGGACCCTCATCCACCAGGGCGCGCTCACCTTCCTGGACATCAACCTGGATGCGCGCATCGAGCGCTTCGGGGTGAACGCCACCGTGGGCGAGCTGCTGGGGCAGAACTTCTGGGTGCTCGCGCTCTTGTGCTCGGTGCTGCCCACGCCGTTCAAGGTCGTCGCCATCGGCAGTGGCATGGTGGACGTGCCGCTCGACCGCTTCTTCCTCGCCGCGGTGCTGGGCCGCTCGGCGCGCTTCCTCGCGGTGGCGGGCGTGATGCGCTTCTTCGGGCCCACCGCGCGCAAGTGGCTGCGCGTGTGA
- the nadE gene encoding NAD(+) synthase, whose product MRLVKMGLASVNVTVGAFARNVDRALEQARQMAAEDVTVGVFQEALIGGYPPEDLVQWRGFVENQWPQLERFARETASFATVFVLGVAVAHQGLRYNCAAIVAGGRVLGLVPKEKLPTYGIFYDGRTFSRGTPGMRETYRGVPLGDLLFRFDFGVLAAEVCEDIWSPDGPMRRRTYSGAELVVNLSASPFRVGQSDSRREQIATRAADFQCTIAYSNALGSNDGLIFDGGGYINQNGKPVAEEPRFRQGYFTAVVDLDRTLRLRTENTTWRSDHEAWVHANGLRVPILDCTQVVTTRREGLRYPVPAHGSFFLPSPDTRRSGREALCEDILDALSLGVGDYFEKTRAFKVMGIALSGGRDSLLTLLIAHRYAKRARPENPGGLLRAFYMPSRYSSDATRDAAETIARELGVPFQVVPIEEAFDREMEIARTMLGGGEVTPITEQNIQARLRAQRMWNWSNSSGGLFLQTGNMSERAVGYTTIGGDLMGALAVIANVPKTVVMYLLDYLLEQTGYEGIRKVLAKPAGPELAHNQVGEEELMPFPILDACFFLFAGEKLVPSEMFDALAVMFPQVESARLKGYVEKFSRLFLQSIYKWVQAPLSLHIGNLDLDRERALQLPVVTSSDWTRD is encoded by the coding sequence ATGCGGCTCGTGAAGATGGGGCTCGCCAGCGTCAATGTCACCGTGGGCGCCTTCGCCCGTAACGTGGACCGGGCGCTCGAGCAGGCGCGCCAGATGGCCGCCGAGGACGTCACCGTGGGCGTCTTCCAGGAAGCCCTCATCGGCGGCTATCCGCCCGAGGACCTGGTGCAGTGGCGCGGCTTCGTCGAGAACCAGTGGCCCCAGCTCGAGCGCTTCGCCCGGGAGACGGCCTCCTTCGCCACCGTGTTCGTGCTCGGCGTGGCGGTGGCGCACCAGGGCCTGCGCTACAACTGCGCGGCCATCGTCGCGGGCGGCCGGGTGCTCGGGCTCGTGCCCAAGGAGAAGCTGCCCACCTACGGCATCTTCTACGATGGGCGCACGTTCTCGCGCGGCACCCCCGGCATGCGCGAGACGTACCGGGGCGTTCCCCTGGGCGACCTGCTCTTCCGCTTCGACTTCGGCGTGCTCGCCGCGGAGGTGTGCGAGGACATCTGGAGTCCGGATGGGCCCATGCGCCGGCGCACCTATTCGGGCGCCGAGCTGGTGGTGAATCTGTCCGCGTCTCCCTTCCGCGTGGGCCAGTCGGACTCCCGGCGCGAGCAGATCGCCACGCGCGCCGCGGACTTCCAATGCACCATCGCCTACTCCAACGCGCTGGGCAGCAATGACGGCCTCATCTTCGACGGCGGGGGCTACATCAACCAGAACGGCAAGCCCGTGGCCGAGGAGCCCCGCTTCCGTCAGGGCTACTTCACGGCCGTGGTGGACCTGGACCGCACGCTGCGCCTGCGCACGGAGAACACCACCTGGAGAAGCGACCACGAGGCGTGGGTGCACGCCAATGGCCTTCGCGTGCCCATCCTCGACTGCACCCAGGTGGTGACCACCCGGCGCGAGGGCCTGCGCTACCCGGTGCCCGCGCACGGCAGCTTCTTCTTGCCCTCGCCCGATACGCGCCGCTCCGGCCGCGAGGCGTTGTGCGAGGACATCCTCGACGCGCTCTCCCTGGGCGTGGGCGACTATTTCGAGAAGACGCGCGCCTTCAAGGTGATGGGCATCGCCCTGTCCGGTGGCCGGGATTCGCTGCTCACCCTGCTCATCGCCCACCGCTACGCGAAGCGCGCGCGGCCGGAGAATCCTGGCGGCCTCCTGCGCGCCTTCTACATGCCCAGCCGCTATTCCAGCGACGCCACGCGCGACGCCGCGGAGACCATCGCCCGCGAGCTGGGCGTGCCCTTCCAGGTGGTGCCCATTGAGGAGGCGTTCGACCGGGAGATGGAGATCGCGCGCACCATGCTCGGCGGCGGCGAGGTGACCCCCATCACCGAGCAGAACATCCAGGCGCGCCTGCGGGCCCAGCGCATGTGGAACTGGTCCAACTCGAGCGGCGGACTCTTCCTGCAGACGGGCAACATGAGTGAGCGCGCCGTGGGCTACACCACCATCGGTGGAGACCTGATGGGCGCGCTCGCCGTCATCGCCAACGTGCCCAAGACGGTCGTCATGTACCTGCTGGACTACCTGCTGGAGCAGACCGGCTACGAGGGCATCCGCAAGGTGCTGGCCAAGCCGGCCGGGCCGGAGCTGGCGCACAATCAGGTGGGCGAGGAGGAGTTGATGCCCTTCCCCATCCTCGACGCGTGCTTCTTCCTCTTCGCGGGCGAGAAGCTGGTGCCCTCGGAGATGTTCGACGCGCTCGCGGTCATGTTCCCCCAGGTGGAGTCCGCGCGGCTCAAGGGCTATGTGGAGAAGTTCTCCCGGCTCTTCCTCCAGTCCATCTACAAGTGGGTGCAGGCCCCGCTGTCCCTGCACATCGGCAACCTGGACCTGGATCGCGAACGCGCGCTGCAATTGCCCGTCGTCACCAGCAGCGATTGGACGCGCGACTGA
- a CDS encoding outer membrane protein, whose product MKGKILAGLVTALFYSGAAVAQDVAKDPLQGDIQQQSPDNLGGTNLQNGQRDETPLLPPEQVSPPPDAHMQGIGGSGPVAPPPAAAQGQTLYCTPVQGTGGAGLQEPAPLPPPPVHEQSSLQRDFDQGAVGGSGYDVKESERWREPEKQTKDQGQRKGDMRGLTLLIGGGVEGYTGGLAPEVRPGAAVGVTAALKPSKVVGLELGYSGAVNNLREDAGGSGPDIIRNGGQAALTLGLTASPVQPYLLGGIGLNRYNVRNGETLGFRSDTNANVPVGAGLRTHIGDFTADARVNYNFLVNNDFSPTVENDTWTGRYTGTINLGGTF is encoded by the coding sequence ATGAAAGGCAAGATTCTGGCGGGACTCGTGACGGCGCTCTTCTACAGCGGGGCCGCGGTGGCTCAGGACGTTGCGAAGGACCCGCTCCAGGGTGACATCCAGCAGCAGTCACCCGACAACCTCGGAGGAACGAACCTGCAGAACGGCCAGCGGGATGAGACGCCCCTGCTGCCGCCCGAGCAGGTGTCGCCTCCTCCCGACGCGCACATGCAGGGCATTGGAGGCTCGGGCCCGGTGGCTCCGCCGCCCGCGGCCGCCCAGGGCCAGACGCTCTACTGCACCCCGGTCCAAGGGACGGGGGGCGCGGGCCTGCAGGAGCCCGCGCCCCTGCCGCCTCCGCCCGTGCACGAGCAGTCCTCGCTGCAGCGTGACTTCGATCAGGGCGCCGTGGGTGGCTCCGGCTACGACGTGAAGGAGAGCGAGCGGTGGCGTGAGCCCGAGAAGCAGACGAAGGACCAGGGACAGCGCAAGGGTGACATGCGCGGCCTGACGTTGCTCATCGGCGGCGGTGTCGAGGGCTACACCGGCGGCCTCGCTCCCGAGGTTCGTCCCGGCGCGGCGGTGGGCGTGACGGCGGCGCTCAAGCCCTCCAAGGTGGTCGGCCTCGAGCTCGGCTACTCCGGCGCGGTCAACAACCTGCGCGAGGACGCGGGCGGCAGCGGCCCGGACATCATCCGCAACGGCGGCCAGGCGGCCCTCACCCTGGGTCTGACGGCCTCTCCCGTGCAGCCCTACCTGCTCGGCGGCATCGGCCTCAACCGCTACAACGTCCGCAACGGCGAGACGCTGGGCTTCCGCAGCGACACCAACGCCAACGTCCCGGTGGGCGCCGGTCTGCGCACGCACATCGGTGATTTCACCGCCGACGCGCGCGTCAACTACAACTTCCTCGTGAACAACGACTTCTCCCCCACCGTGGAGAACGACACGTGGACGGGTCGTTACACCGGCACCATCAACCTGGGTGGTACCTTCTAG